The sequence CTGCAACAACTGGAAGAGCTGATGAGTTCTGAAAAATTATATTTAAATGAAGACCTTAGTTTGGCAATTTTAGCAAAACGGCTGGGGATTAATACCCACCAACTTTCCGAAATTTTAAACTCGAAACTTGGTTGTAATTTTCGTAATTTGATCAATGGATATCGTTTGCAGGAATCAGCAAGACTTCTATTAGAGCAACCACAGATGACAATCTTGAGTGTGATCTATGCTTCGGGGTTTAATTCAAAGTCTTCCTTTCATAAACTTTTCCAAAATCAATTTGGTCTCTCGCCACAAAAATATCGATCAAAACTTGACTAACTTAAGTTCGTTTCTTTTTCTTTGTTGTTTTTTGTTTTGGGGTGTCAGCCTTCAGAACTGCTGCAAAGTATTCACCAATGACCATATCCGACCAAGAATTTGCTTTGAGTCCTTGGAAATATGCAATATGACTCCCACGTTTGGTATGTAAATGAATTGTATTGGGAAGAGTTTCTAACCAATGTAAGTTTTCCAAAACGTTTTGATTCACACAAATGGGATCGTCTGCCGAGTTTAGGACAAGTAAAGGAGTTTTTATATTTTTTGCAACTAACACCGGGTTGGAGTGGTAATAGTATTTTTCCTTATTTTTGAATCCTGAAACGGTATGCAACTTGTCTTGAAACTCGCCGATGGTTTTGATTTTTAATAATTCATCAATTCCTTTTAGTTTTGATAAACTTTCATAATGTGTTTTCAAAAAATAGTTAATCAATCTTTGACCCATTATTTTGCTATAAACAGGATGAACTCGATGAAAAGCTTTTTCTATATCATAGGCAGGAGAGACCGCTACAGCAGCTTTGAATTGGCTTTTTGCACCAGCTTCACCTAAATAACGAGCGAGTAAACCAGATCCAGCGGAAATTCCAACACCGAACATTTGTTTGTTTGGATATTTTTTTTGGATATGAGCTAGTTGTTCTTTTAGGTCGGAGGTGGAGCCCATTGTGTTAATTTTTGGTGTTTTGAGAGGTAGGTTCCCATGGCCTCTGCGAATGCAGACTACTACAATCCAATTATAACGTTCCCGTAAGTATTTTACAGTGGATTTTACGTCTTGTTCATCGCCGCTAATCGTATGAAAAACTACGATGATCGGATTTGTATCATTTTTCGTATTATTAGTTAAACCTGACCAAGCAAGACCGGTGATCCCCCCGTCTTTCATTTTTAATTGTTCCAATCGATCGTAATCAAATTTTTTTGTTCGATATTCTCGAAACATTAGAAGAAGTAACATTAAGTGTTGGTTAAAACACCAGATTGTCGGGTAATACTTTTTTGTTAGGTGAGGTGATTGGTCAATAACACCTAACGAAAAATCGGATTCACTGAATCTGAGAACTGGTGTTTCTACCACTTCCCAAAAATAGTAGATTAGAAATACTATCAAACTAATAAAGAAAAAAGTTAAAAGAGGATGACCAAACAAAATATTCACTGAAATGTCCTATTTGTAGATGAGTTTTGCATTTAAGTTTTTCATGAAATCAATATCAAATTTAACCACTTTTCTATCGTATGTGACGATTCCGTTTATTTCTTCTTCGACATCGCTTACTTGGGTATAAATTGAAGCACTTAACCCTTGGTCGATCAAAGGGATTAGTTCGGATTCAATTAAGTTTTTATATTCTGTTTCCAAACTTTGTTTATCAGGTAAGATTTTATATCCGAAAAGTTTATTTTCATCGAATACATGGCCTTCCGTTTTTAATGAGTATCCACCAAATTCACTAAGCACTATGACTCTTTTTTCTTTTTTCGGGACTTTTAACTTTTGGTAGTATAAGTGTAAACTTTTTAGTTCACTACTTTCTTGGCCTTGATCATACCAACCACTGACACTGTCGATAGTTCTTGTATCGTCTAGTTTTTTTAATTTCTCAGTGAGTTGTATGCTATCAAATTGTCCCCAACCTTCATTGAACAAAACCCAAACAGATAAACTGACTGTATTTTTTAATAAATTTACAGTTTTGTCGATTTCGGATATGAATTCTGTTCTTCCTGCTTCATCGGTTCTATTTAGAAATTTGTATTTTGTGTCTTTAGTTTTCCAACCAATAAAAGGCAAGTATGCTACTTTCCAAGTTTCATACGCACCACCACCACAAACAAAATCCTGCCAAACAAGAACTCCCAATCGATCACAATGGTAATACCAACGTAATGGCTCAATTTTAATATGTTTTCTTAACATATTAAAACCCATTTCTTTCATCAGTTTGATTTCTTTTTCCATCGCTTCATCGTTAGGTGGCGTCAATAGTCCTTCCGACCAATACCCCTGGTCTAAAAGTCCATTATGGAAATATGGTTTATTGTTTAAAAATAATCTTTTGAACTTACCATCAAAGCCGATTGAAAATTTTCTCATTCCAAAATATGATTTTACTGTATCACTAGATGATTTAATTAAAACGTCATAAAGTTTTGGATTTTCTGGTGCCCAAAGTTCCATATTGGGAATTTCGATATTGGCAGTTTTTAATGACGATTCCCCAATGATCTTATTTCCATCAATAATTTGAATGGTCACATCATTGCTATCTGTTGTTACAATGATTTCGACAGTCTTTGTATCAATGTTTGGTGTGATCTTAATGTCTTTTATATAGTCTTTGGAGACACTTTCTAGCCAAACGGTTTGCCAAATCCCTGATTGAGGTGTATACCAGATTCCACCACGTTTAAGTTTTTGTTTTCCACGTGCTTGTGGTCCAAAGTCTGTTGGATCTTTGACCATGAGTTGGATTTGATTTTTACCAACTTGAATCCAGTTGCTAATATCAAATTGGAATGGTAAAAATCCACCTTTGTGCGATCCTACTTCTTTCCCATTAATAAAACATATACATGAATAATCGACAGCACCAAAGTGAAGTAATGTGATATCGTGGATAAAATCAGAAGGAATCTCAAACTGTTTTTTATATACTAGCTCTTCATCAGGTTGCAGAATAAAACTCCCGATACCACTTGCGATAGACTCAGGAGAAAAGGGGACATTGATTTTATAATCGATTTTAGATTTATGGTCTGATTTAATATGCGTTAGATCCCATTCACCGTTTAAATTAATATAACTATCTCGTTCAAGTTGTGGGCGGGGGTATTCTGTATGAGAAATTTTTTTCATTTTGAAAGGTTACCTTTAAAAAGTAAAGAGAGCGGAATGAAGATTAACAAACAAAAAATAGCACCAACTAAAAAGATTTCTGGAGCAGGTACATGTGCTGTGGCACCATTGAAAGGATCAATGTAGGTAAGATTAGTTCTCTCGTTGATTGTTTGTCCAATCATTGGACCAATATACATTGGAATTAAGACAAAGAATATCATTCGAATCCCTTGCAATTTCCCTGTATTTTCCTGGGGTGTGTAATCTCGAATTTGTGCTCCCAAAAGAGCCAAAACCTGAACAAATCCTGTGATTAAAATGAGACTTGTTATTCCAGTTAACCACATAACTTCTGTTTTTAAGTTCAGATCAATGGTTTTTGACATTGTATATAAAGAAAGCATTCCCAAAATATAAATAATCGAAAAGTATATCAGTAATTTGTTTTTATTTTTTCCATCGAATTGTTTTCCAAGTAAAACTGTGATGATACTTGCTCCAAGAATCACTCCAGCAAGAACGATAGAATATTGGATGGCATCAAATTTTAAATACTCTTGCATATAGATAATAAGGTAAGGCATATAAACTTGACTTGCAATTCCGTAGATTCCCATCGCTAAAAAATATAAATACAAACTTTGATTCTGTTTGATTACATCTAATTTAAATCCGTACGCAAGGTCAGATAAAAAATTTGTGTTTTGTTTTTTAAGATCTGGGTTGTCTTTGATTATCCAAATTCCAATCAGTCCGGAAACCGACATCATGGTTCCGACTGCAACAAAGAGTCCGGGATAACCAAGTGCATTCACGATGATTCCAAAACCACCAGCAACAATCAACATTGCAAGCAGTGGCATTGCTGATAGAACCCCTTCTGCAAGACTCCTTGCATTTTCCG comes from Leptospira mtsangambouensis and encodes:
- a CDS encoding alpha/beta fold hydrolase, with the translated sequence MLLLLMFREYRTKKFDYDRLEQLKMKDGGITGLAWSGLTNNTKNDTNPIIVVFHTISGDEQDVKSTVKYLRERYNWIVVVCIRRGHGNLPLKTPKINTMGSTSDLKEQLAHIQKKYPNKQMFGVGISAGSGLLARYLGEAGAKSQFKAAVAVSPAYDIEKAFHRVHPVYSKIMGQRLINYFLKTHYESLSKLKGIDELLKIKTIGEFQDKLHTVSGFKNKEKYYYHSNPVLVAKNIKTPLLVLNSADDPICVNQNVLENLHWLETLPNTIHLHTKRGSHIAYFQGLKANSWSDMVIGEYFAAVLKADTPKQKTTKKKKRT
- a CDS encoding glycoside hydrolase family 2 protein; amino-acid sequence: MKKISHTEYPRPQLERDSYINLNGEWDLTHIKSDHKSKIDYKINVPFSPESIASGIGSFILQPDEELVYKKQFEIPSDFIHDITLLHFGAVDYSCICFINGKEVGSHKGGFLPFQFDISNWIQVGKNQIQLMVKDPTDFGPQARGKQKLKRGGIWYTPQSGIWQTVWLESVSKDYIKDIKITPNIDTKTVEIIVTTDSNDVTIQIIDGNKIIGESSLKTANIEIPNMELWAPENPKLYDVLIKSSSDTVKSYFGMRKFSIGFDGKFKRLFLNNKPYFHNGLLDQGYWSEGLLTPPNDEAMEKEIKLMKEMGFNMLRKHIKIEPLRWYYHCDRLGVLVWQDFVCGGGAYETWKVAYLPFIGWKTKDTKYKFLNRTDEAGRTEFISEIDKTVNLLKNTVSLSVWVLFNEGWGQFDSIQLTEKLKKLDDTRTIDSVSGWYDQGQESSELKSLHLYYQKLKVPKKEKRVIVLSEFGGYSLKTEGHVFDENKLFGYKILPDKQSLETEYKNLIESELIPLIDQGLSASIYTQVSDVEEEINGIVTYDRKVVKFDIDFMKNLNAKLIYK
- a CDS encoding MFS transporter codes for the protein MNNHNLGGRLWFVLILFGLVGQIAWSVENMYFNLFIYNTIAKNTASVTLMVQLSGIVATFTTLIAGILTDKAGNRKYFISFGYLLWGLLTLSFAFISKENTAEWFHLSDTNQIISLTIAIVITLDCIMTAFGSTANDAAFNAYVTDNTENARSLAEGVLSAMPLLAMLIVAGGFGIIVNALGYPGLFVAVGTMMSVSGLIGIWIIKDNPDLKKQNTNFLSDLAYGFKLDVIKQNQSLYLYFLAMGIYGIASQVYMPYLIIYMQEYLKFDAIQYSIVLAGVILGASIITVLLGKQFDGKNKNKLLIYFSIIYILGMLSLYTMSKTIDLNLKTEVMWLTGITSLILITGFVQVLALLGAQIRDYTPQENTGKLQGIRMIFFVLIPMYIGPMIGQTINERTNLTYIDPFNGATAHVPAPEIFLVGAIFCLLIFIPLSLLFKGNLSK